One Gossypium hirsutum isolate 1008001.06 chromosome A11, Gossypium_hirsutum_v2.1, whole genome shotgun sequence genomic window carries:
- the LOC107892680 gene encoding receptor-like protein kinase FERONIA, producing MKNPLCSCLGLFVLNKTSPQLNRGSELPEGLCRHFSLAEIKAATNNFHPNSVIGESCFWSVHKGTIDYGTIVGVKRCRNGSCQDAVRELQNEVRFLCQLRHPLLVSLIGICEERNEMILVYEYVSRWTLADHLYGQGYAPLPWKRRLQICISAARGLHYLHTGAKYALFHGHITSRSILLNEELSCKLHDFRFSRLGSFSMSKASRVRKESRITGTFGYMAPEYAMYGELTEKSDVFSFGIILYEVLLGRTAYDSTLPKHKQHILNWLKESQREGTINNSIDPYLKGRIAPECLEKYSEIASSCAHYKGNERPAMGEVVVTLELALELQERADSKMEAINPSGEFMYEELFSASVSKPFASVSEFCYPYDDYGSNS from the coding sequence ATGAAGAACCCTTTGTGTTCTTGTCTAGGCTTGTTTGTTTTAAACAAAACTTCCCCTCAACTAAATCGAGGTTCAGAACTACCGGAGGGTTTATGCCGTCATTTTTCACTAGCTGAGATCAAAGCCGCCACCAACAACTTCCACCCCAACTCAGTTATTGGTGAAAGTTGTTTTTGGAGTGTCCACAAAGGGACTATTGATTATGGAACCATAGTTGGTGTCAAGCGCTGCCGAAATGGATCATGTCAAGACGCAGTGAGAGAGCTCCAAAATGAGGTACGGTTTCTTTGCCAGTTGCGCCACCCCCTTCTCGTCTCTCTTATTGGGATTTGCGAAGAGCGAAATGAGATGATCCTTGTGTATGAGTACGTGAGCAGATGGACACTTGCTGATCATCTCTACGGTCAGGGTTATGCACCACTCCCTTGGAAGCGAAGGCTACAAATATGCATTAGTGCAGCACGAGGACTGCACTACCTTCACACTGGTGCAAAATACGCTCTATTTCACGGTCACATTACGAGCCGAAGCATTCTTTTAAATGAAGAATTGTCTTGTAAGCTTCATGACTTTAGGTTCTCGAGATTGGGTTCCTTTAGCATGTCAAAAGCTTCGAGAGTTCGAAAAGAGTCAAGAATTACGGGTACTTTTGGGTACATGGCTCCGGAGTATGCCATGTATGGGGAACTGACAGAAAAATCTGATGTTTTCTCATTTGGGATCATCTTATACGAAGTTCTTTTAGGCAGAACAGCCTATGATAGCACGCTTCCAAAGCATAAACAACATATACTTAATTGGCTGAAGGAATCCCAAAGGGAAGGAACCATTAATAATTCCATTGATCCATACCTCAAGGGAAGGATAGCTCCAGAATGTTTGGAAAAGTATTCGGAAATCGCTTCTAGTTGTGCCCATTATAAGGGAAATGAAAGGCCAGCAATGGGTGAGGTGGTGGTCACACTAGAGCTTGCCTTGGAGCTGCAAGAGAGAGCAGATTCCAAAATGGAGGCCATCAATCCTTCTGGTGAATTTATGTATGAAGAACTGTTTTCTGCCTCCGTAAGCAAACCTTTTGCCTCTGTTTCCGAATTTTGCTATCCATACGACGATTATGGCAGTAACTCGTAA